One window of the Rosa rugosa chromosome 3, drRosRugo1.1, whole genome shotgun sequence genome contains the following:
- the LOC133736196 gene encoding defensin-like protein 19 translates to MGMVEARICQRRSKTWTGLCVNTGNCHRQCRNWEGAQRGACHAQFPGFACFCYFNC, encoded by the coding sequence ATGGGAATGGTGGAAGCAAGAATCTGTCAAAGGCGGAGTAAAACATGGACAGGGTTATGTGTGAACACTGGCAACTGCCATCGTCAGTGTAGGAACTGGGAAGGTGCTCAGCGTGGAGCTTGTCATGCTCAATTCCCAGGGTTCGCATGCTTCTGCTACTTTAATTGTTGA